One part of the Lycium ferocissimum isolate CSIRO_LF1 chromosome 8, AGI_CSIRO_Lferr_CH_V1, whole genome shotgun sequence genome encodes these proteins:
- the LOC132067419 gene encoding two-component response regulator ARR5-like, with product MARNGVYSRWRRAEKVEEFDVLTETTHEVHVLAVDDSLVDRIVIERLLKITSCKVTTVDSGMRALKYLGLDEEESSVSIDGLKVDLIITDYCMPGMTGYDLLKKIKGSSFREIPVVIMSSENVLARIDRCLEEGAEDFLLKPVKLADVKRLKSYFRGEEKGINKRKLPETSSDDSSTPSLSPSSSLSPSPSPSPSLDLSSTPSPPSTSSPSSPKAFSSSLCTGSSTNSTDSSMPSSPTSPTRRLKMCSSQDL from the exons ATGGCAAGAAATGGTGTATATTCACGGTGGCGTAGAGCTGAGAAAGTGGAAGAGTTTGATGTGTTAACAGAGACAACACATGAAGTTCATGTACTCGCTGTTGATGATAGTCTTGTGGATAGAATAGTTATTGAACGTCTCCTCAAAATTACATCTTgcaaag TGACTACTGTGGATAGTGGGATGAGAGCTTTGAAATATCTTGGATTGGATGAAGAAGAGAGCTCTGTTAGCATTGAT GGTTTGAAGGTGGATCTGATAATTACAGATTATTGTATGCCTGGAATGACTGGCTATGATTTGCTCAAAAAGATTAAG GGTTCATCTTTTAGGGAAATTCCAGTTGTGATCATGTCTTCTGAAAATGTTTTGGCTAGAATTGACAG ATGTCTGGAAGAAGGCGCTGAAGATTTCCTATTGAAGCCGGTGAAATTGGCAGATGTAAAACGTTTGAAGAGTTACTTTAGgggagaagaaaaaggaataaacaAGAGAAAGTTGCCAGAAACATCATCCGATGACTCATCGACCCCGAGTCTCTCTCCTTCATCATCCTTGTCACCATCACCATCGCCCTCGCCATCACTTGATCTCTCATCAACTCCTTCACCGCCATCCACTTCCTCTCCATCGTCCCCGAAAGCATTTTCGTCGTCCCTCTGTACCGGCTCATCGACAAATTCCACTGATTCTTCCATGCCCTCTTCGCCAACATCACCAACAAGACGACTCAAAATGTGCAGCAGCCAAGATTTGTGA
- the LOC132067420 gene encoding formin-like protein 4 produces the protein MATNSWLSMILYLFIISILSIIPKASCQPNSPQNVETFYPFPLPNLLPPPIPPVQRPPPSLPPPLPPPLPPGPTLPPNTPVDSSDSSSKAVGTAIGVTAASTVVLSALLFFFLVRYSRSRKRRLEGGSANGVDHPRGGAGASASGNATTPGVAQDQFLKFEGNLKGVIVDENGLDVLYWRKLESDEVNKESFKKKKVFANALRDEEEEKRIISRGVGGRRPPEHPIQEFPLLRGKSSTSQSPSWLDLENNPPPSAGIVFKPMERQDSSSQLESRAPPPAPTPPPPPPLPSLSVSVIQNAPSPPPPPPPGVRKGPPLPPPPIHPGRLPSSSGEGTSGSGNDKVKLKPLHWDKLNANVEHSMVWDKLDRGSFKFDGDLMEALFGSVATNKKSPGREERRSLSPRDISGPPSEIFILETRKSQNIAIVLRSLGVTRKEIIDALIDGQGLSVDTLEKLSRIAPTKEEESEIFAFEGDPTRLADAESFLFHILKAVPSSFIRFNAMLFRSNYGTEILHHKEYLQTLELSCKELRAQRLFLKLLEAILKAGNRMNAGTSRGNAQAFKLTALRKLSDVKSMDGKTTLLHFVVQEVVRAEGKRCVLNQNQSRGTSGIPTSKNSTENDETEKEYVMLGLPIIGGLSSEFSNVKKAAAIDYDTLSKTCSILTAQTSEIRGHLAQCGSDKGKFGKEMKKFLDAVDKEIKTVREEQDRVIELVKKTTDYYQAGASDDKGWQPLQLFTIVKDFLEMVDKVCVEITRNMQKKKPLVAVTGSSSPGMENSRAIRFPKLPANFLSDISKSSSSSDSSDDS, from the exons ATGGCAACCAATTCTTGGCTCTCTATGATTCTTTATCTCTTCATTATTTCCATtctttcaattattccaaaagCTTCTTGTCAACCAAATTCACCACAAAATGTTGAAACTTTCTATCCCTTTCCTTTGCCAaatcttcttcctcctcctaTTCCACCCGTTCAACGGCCTCCACCATCTCTGCCTCCGCCTCTACCTCCGCCACTGCCACCTGGCCCCACTCTGCCACCCAACACGCCTGTTGATTCATCAGATTCATCATCAAAGGCTGTTGGAACAGCTATTGGTGTGACTGCTGCTAGCACTGTAGTTTTATCTGCtcttttgttcttcttcttggttAGGTACTCGAGGAGTAGAAAAAGGCGACTAGAAGGTGGCAGCGCGAATGGTGTTGATCATCCACGGGGTGGTGCTGGTGCTAGTGCTAGTGGTAATGCTACTACCCCTGGGGTTGCCCAAGATCAATTcttgaaatttgaaggaaacCTTAAAGGGGTAAtagtagatgaaaatggatTGGATGTGTTGTATTGGAGGAAATTAGAAAGTGATGAAGTGAACAAAGAAAGtttcaagaagaaaaaggtCTTTGCTAATGCAttaagagatgaagaagaagagaagagaataATCAGTCGAGGCGTCGGTGGCCGAAGGCCACCGGAGCATCCAATTCAAGAATTTCCTCTGCTTAGAGGCAAATCTTCAACATCTCAAAGCCCTTCTTGGCTAGACTTAGAAAATAATCCACCACCTTCTGCAGGGATAGTTTTTAAACCTATGGAGAGACAAGATTCTTCAAGCCAACTCGAATCACGCGCTCCTCCTCCAGCTCCTACACCGCCACCGCCGCCACCACTGCCGTCATTGTCTGTATCGGTGATTCAAAATGCACCTAGTCCTCCACCTCCACCGCCACCGGGAGTAAGGAAAGGCCCTCCACTACCCCCACCACCTATTCATCCTGGTCGCTTGCCTTCATCATCAGGTGAAGGAACTTCTGGAAGTGGaaatgataaagtgaaactgaAGCCATTGCATTGGGATAAATTGAATGCTAATGTTGAGCATTCAATGGTATGGGACAAGCTCGACCGTGGATCCTTCAA GTTTGATGGAGATCTTATGGAGGCTCTATTTGGATCTGTTGCTACAAATAAAAAGTCCCCaggaagagaagaaagaagatcATTGAGTCCAAGAGATATATCAGGTCCACCTTCTGAGATATTCATTCTTGAAACAAGAAAGTCTCAAAACATAGCAATTGTACTCAGGTCCCTTGGCGTTACTCGCAAAGAGATTATCGATGCACTTATTGATGGGCAAGGTTTAAGTGTTGATACTCTAGAGAAACTCAGCAGAATTGCCCCAACGAAAGAAGAAGAATCAGAAATTTTTGCATTTGAAGGAGACCCCACCAGGCTAGCTGATGCTGAATCTTTTCTCTTCCACATACTCAAAGCTGTTCCATCCTCCTTTATTCGTTTCAACGCCATGCTTTTTAGGTCAAATTATGGCACAGAAATTCTGCATCACAAAGAGTACTTACAAACACTGGAATTGTCTTGTAAGGAGCTTAGAGCTCAAAGAttgttcttgaaacttcttgaagcCATTCTGAAAGCAGGGAATAGAATGAATGCAGGAACATCTAGAGGAAATGCACAAGCATTTAAACTTACCGCTCTTAGAAAACTGTCTGATGTGAAAAGTATGGACGGGAAAACCACTTTACTTCACTTTGTTGTGCAAGAAGTAGTCAGGGCAGAGGGCAAACGTTGTGTGCTTAATCAAAATCAAAGTCGTGGGACTAGCGGCATCCCGACCTCAAAGAATTCTACCGAAAATGATGAGACTGAGAAGGAGTATGTGATGCTCGGTTTACCAATTATCGGTGGCCTAAGTTCCGAGTTTAGTAATGTAAAGAAAGCAGCTGCAATAGACTACGACACGCTTTCTAAGACGTGCTCGATTCTAACAGCTCAGACATCTGAAATCCGGGGGCATTTAGCACAATGTGGCAGTGataaaggaaaatttggaaaagagATGAAAAAATTTCTGGATGCTGttgacaaagaaataaaaacagTGAGAGAAGAACAAGATAGAGTGATCGAACTTGTAAAGAAAACAACAGATTATTATCAAGCAGGAGCTTCAGATGATAAAGGGTGGCAGCCACTTCAACTATTTACTATAGTTAAAGATTTCCTAGAAATGGTTGACAAAGTTTGTGTAGAAATTACAAGAAACATGCAGAAAAAGAAACCCCTTGTAGCTGTTACAGGGTCATCATCACCAGGAATGGAAAATAGTAGGGCTATCAGGTTCCCAAAATTGCCTGCTAATTTCTTGTCAGACATTTCCAAGAGCAGTTCTTCTTCTGATTCTAGTGATGATTCATGA
- the LOC132067421 gene encoding uncharacterized protein LOC132067421 — protein MQTPFGYTRKDVLLIGVGVTLLGYGLKSGLEFLGFDPLQAGNVVQLVLVLGLTVGWISTYIFRVSNKEMTYAQQLRDYESKVMEKRLESLTEAELQVLIEQVEEEKTRLASGEQVK, from the exons ATGCAGACGCCATTTGGATATACGAGAAAGGATGTTCTATTGATTGGAGTTGGAGTTACCCTTCTAGGCTATGGCTTAAAAAGTGGATTGGAG TTCTTAGGATTTGACCCTTTACAAGCTGGAAATGTAGTTCAATTAGTCCTGGTTTTGGGTCTAACAGTTGGATGGATCTCAACATACATCTTCCGGGTTTCAAACAAGGAAATGACATATGCTCAACAATTACGAGACTATGAAAGCAAAGTCATGGAG AAACGGTTAGAGAGCTTAACAGAAGCAGAGTTACAAGTATTGATTGAGCAGGTTGAAGAAGAGAAGACCCGCCTGGCTAGTGGTGAACAGGTCAAATAG
- the LOC132066094 gene encoding uncharacterized protein LOC132066094: MASTGVYNSLLYKSRASSLMGISSFPLMEPRIRPEITYSQRHLRVGTSPLLRNVSYNMGMKKVPLMITRASSKPSENSEGALGQNKASFVLAFSFLNYAHDAAVLIVTSSAHITSSFLFITPAMTKKLSNHLHLTMSSTLNCNLELE; the protein is encoded by the exons ATGGCTTCAACTGGTGTATATAACAGCCTTTTATACAAAAGTAGAGCATCTTCTTTGATGGGtatctcttcttttcctttgaTGGAACCAAGAATCAGACCAG AAATAACCTATTCCCAGAGACATCTCAGAGTAGGAACTTCCCCTTTATTGAGGAATGTATCCTACAACATGGGCATGAAGAAAGTTCCACTTATGATCACCAGAGCCAGCTCAAAACCGAGTGAAAACAGCGAAGGAGCTCTTGGCCAGAATAAGGCAAGTTTTGTGCTTGCATTCTCTTTTCTGAATTATGCACATGATGCTGCTGTTCTGATTGTTACGTCATCAGCTCATATAacttcttcctttttatttattactccTGCAATGACGAAGAAACTTTCTAATCATCTTCATTTAACAATGTCCTCCACGTTGAATTGTAATTTAGAGCTAGAGTAA
- the LOC132067422 gene encoding pentatricopeptide repeat-containing protein At1g62260, mitochondrial, whose amino-acid sequence MSLWWRNISSLTRSLNRQLSHLYCKDITPYIIAQNSGHLIRYHSSLKHKISNVPPDIRKANKDITNLIRNGRLNDAKRLFNKLTNRNTVTWNSMISGYVQQREIVKARQLFDEMPHRDVVSWNLMVSGYLSCQGNRYLEEGRNLFDEMPERDFISWNTMISGYAKAGKMSEALELFNSMPKKNVVSWNAVISGFLRNRDVKTAVEYFKRMPERDSASLGVLVSGLIQNEELDEAENVLYEFGESNDGKEDMVHAYNTLIAGYGQKARVGDARRLFDKIPSCSDEGISRKKRFERNVVSWNSMIMAYIKAGDVVSARELFDQMTDKDTFSWNTMVCGYVHASNMDEASNLFSKMPNPDVLSWNSIISGYAQTGKLELARDYFERMPHKNRVSWNSMISGCEGNADYEGAIKLFREMQQAGEKPDRHTLSSLLSVYAETVALFLGMQIHQLVTKTVIPDIPLNNSLITMYARCGAIHEARTIFENMKFRKDVISWNAMVGGYASHGFAFEALELFELMKCLKVRPTRITFISVLNACAHAGLVEQGRLYFRSMDSEFGIKPEVEHFASLVDIVGRDGQLEEAMKVVNTMPVEPDKAVWGAVLGACRVHNNVELARIAAEALMRLEPESSGPYCLLYNMYADAGRWDDANEIRILIETNNIRKEPAYSRVGSTSS is encoded by the exons ATGTCACTTTGGTGGCGAAATATAAGCAGCTTAACGAGATCACTTAACAGGCAACTAAGCCATCTCTATTGCAAAGATATTACACCATATATTATTGCTCAAAACTCAGGTCATTTAATACGTTATCATTCATCATTGAAGCACAAGATTTCTAATGTTCCTCCGGATATACGTAAAGCAAACAAGGACATCACAAATTTGATTCGAAATGGTCGATTAAATGACGCAAAAAGATTATTCAATAAGTTAACGAATCGAAATACAGTTACATGGAACTCAATGATTAGTGGGTACGTGCAACAACGTGAGATTGTTAAAGCACGACAACTGTTCGATGAAATGCCTCATAGAGATGTTGTGTCTTGGAATTTAATGGTTTCTGGTTATTTGTCCTGTCAAgggaacag GTATTTGGAGGAGGGTAGAAACctgtttgatgaaatgcctgAAAGAGATTTCATTTCTTGGAACACGATGATTAGTGGGTATGCTAAAGCTGGGAAAATGAGTGAAGCATTGGAGCTTTTTAACTCTATGCCTAAGAAGAATGTTGTGTCGTGGAACGCGGTGATTTCAGGGTTTTTGCGTAACCGGGATGTGAAAACTGCTGTTGAGTATTTCAAGAGAATGCCCGAGAGGGATTCGGCTTCGCTTGGTGTGCTCGTATCGGGTTTGATCCAGAATGAGGAGTTGGATGAGGCCGAAAATGttctttatgaatttggagAAAGCAATGATGGGAAAGAAGATATGGTTCATGCTTATAACACTTTGATTGCTGGATATGGTCAGAAAGCAAGGGTTGGTGATGCTAGACGCCTTTTTGATAAAATCCCATCTTGTAGTGATGAAGGAATTAGCAGAAAGAAGAGATTTGAGAGAAATGTGGTATCGTGGAATTCGATGATCATGGCTTATATCAAAGCAGGAGATGTTGTTTCTGCGAGAGAACTTTTTGATCAGATGACGGACAAGGATACATTTTCATGGAACACAATGGTTTGTGGATATGTCCATGCTTCAAATATGGATGAAGCATCAAACCTGTTTTCTAAAATGCCAAATCCTGATGTACTATCATGGAATTCAATTATCTCTGGATATGCACAGACGGGAAAGTTGGAATTGGCACGTGATTATTTTGAAAGGATGCCCCACAAGAATCGGGTTTCTTGGAATTCAATGATCTCTGGGTGTGAAGGAAATGCTGACTATGAAGGAGCAATAAAGTTATTCAGGGAGATGCAACAGGCAGGAGAGAAACCTGATAGACACACACTCTCTTCACTTCTAAGTGTTTATGCTGAAACTGTGGCATTGTTTCTTGGTATGCAGATTCATCAGTTAGTAACAAAGACTGTTATACCAGATATACCTTTAAACAATTCCCTAATAACTATGTACGCAAGATGTGGTGCAATACATGAAGCAAggacaatttttgaaaatatgaaatttCGAAAAGACGTAATCTCATGGAATGCAATGGTCGGAGGATACGCATCTCATGGTTTTGCATTTGAAGCCCTAGAGCTTTTTGAATTGATGAAGTGCCTTAAAGTGAGGCCAACTcgcattacattcatttcagTTCTGAATGCGTGTGCTCATGCTGGTTTAGTGGAACAAGGTCGGTTATATTTTAGATCTATGGACTCTGAATTTGGCATCAAACCTGAGGTTGAGCATTTTGCCTCtcttgtggatattgttggtcgCGACGGACAGCTTGAGGAGGCCATGAAAGTGGTTAACACTATGCCAGTGGAGCCAGATAAGGCTGTCTGGGGTGCAGTATTAGGTGCTTGTAGGGTGCACAACAACGTTGAGTTGGCTCGAATAGCAGCTGAAGCGCTAATGCGCCTGGAACCAGAGAGTTCAGGTCCTTATTGTTTGCTATATAACATGTATGCCGATGCTGGAAGGTGGGATGATGCAAATGAAATCAGAATTTTGATTGAAACAAATAATATAAGGAAGGAGCCCGCTTATAGCAGGGTGGGCTCAACTTCCTCATAG